In Zygosaccharomyces rouxii strain CBS732 chromosome F complete sequence, a single window of DNA contains:
- the ATG2 gene encoding Atg2p (similar to uniprot|P53855 YNL242W Saccharomyces cerevisiae ATG2 Peripheral membrane protein required for the formation of cytosolic sequestering vesicles involved in vacuolar import through both the Cvt pathway and autophagy), protein MAFWLPQTIQKRLLFHVLQQVSVFSNVDLSNLHVSLGSSSQFSFDDLDLAVEELNIPGFDVKSGKVGHLDLKLNVSGGVGVNGKSLEFVVKPKLSRKESESGTFSLAKSIHDLTNSIIQFADTNQPGTSGNNSNNSNDTGEDINSEILNSPTTTSSSSSVSSKEEIEAAPAVSTLESVRNRILNVALSKLMITFEDISFKILFEDEEIIDIKLEKVFLNTVENNVRRIKVHNLSVHKRKKVSDVPSTRNMAHSLYHSQAEPASLYMSAMESQEKEGGDTSDNSVGSGSSDEQWESGKELLFVNSIDISFEGLSSIDDLGLKDLLVNIDTVRISVDDILDLNESVLDLVVKTIFKGQSEKTPQPSTLSGYRRFQREQDILEGIAFLAVKANLIRIDFAQDFSLCFKTVNLDSLGNKEYVITIDSFEFKGGGLSSNHTTAPIIRGVIKPNESRFSLLHDINVSLTIPALSELFAFSQRICDFVSLLENKIVKKGLARPKSPAQEQRILTGTRFITIALHMDGYELLLKIENVGSNTASDVFKTNSIKILRKKEDHYDLLLNLLGVSIAVSKSRMQLNFFDENLEESLLTSKTFCGIKEVIVEDEFSRLKDLIEDLKQLAPSFHIQDQTKNKERKNSYLKRSVRILHSSNIIYKNTAAASFALIIDSINFKVKNFLKPHFGILDGRFSNIALAATEEGNLVAFSKQISLERLFAKESQVILKPITQMKSDKPIFYFQRKSSGRLRVTLRNVELYYYAKWLDFLKDPKGAGSEGMGDHKDSTHSSHSWELKLVDSSIFLIPYRLSAALVVVIDRFTMSGKAPVFQSKGLLNSGTLLLIDDFSTVKRQENKERPSLVSYYAHQGFSAIGKLETTSLNVQLYKGVISLGIKLHSLALSLCADSAHTMVQLCIDLKLPLTFPDEKKYNYNNEDLVDVFKDVDLEFFNSSHIKHENDHDVGGRDNLIVIENSFIDGEHAHDVENDADPIESIDEAANDSSSDFTNQTITLQEGYLDSAREEESLDLEDDKNEADIQLDLEVGKITLKLFDGYDWKYTRKSISLTIDQVDREIKAVGNGHQGEGRVESAVFDSIYVSANTADHVNLRKRVSEEVQGEQKASAFSKKANLHPSRFYKALVLLEKLKLSFIGYRVDNPSKEESDWSTDLLNKCDVSVQKFEVVDNVPTSTWNKFLTLSRHEQWPRDRPIFSAQLSTVRPIDFLMATELIVNLEIAPLRLHVDQDALDFLVKFGEFKDRRFELIDEYPDTIFFQKFNTNSVRLKLDYKPKKVDYAGLRSGHTSELMNFFILEGAKLTLKGVVLYGVNGGPELMTNLKAVWAPDIASKQLPGVLEGFAPVKSIAALGSGVKALVTVPLSEYRQDRRFGKSLKNGCNVFLKTTTGDFVKIGVKLASGTQTILENTEEIFGGSGADGRIPRTDDQVVDMETLLQEDQLVGGSNPKIRGQNPAALVIDPSKNDGGQPKIVSLYADQPLDLHKGLEEAYLSLEKHIHLVYDVVWKTKGEIKDTQAGTAAAAVTVAKVAPVAIIRPLIGATEAVVRTLQGISNQFDKDQINNLNDKYKSHSSDE, encoded by the coding sequence ATGGCGTTTTGGTTGCCTCAAACTATTCAGAAGAGGCTCTTGTTCCATGTACTGCAGCAGGTGTCAGTTTTCTCCAACGTGGATTTATCAAACCTACATGTGTCACTTGGTTCGAGTTCGCAGTTTTCGTTTGACGACTTAGATCTAGCTGTTGAAGAACTTAACATACCAGGATTTGATGTCAAGAGTGGCAAAGTTGGACATTTAGATTTAAAGTTGAACGTTTCTGGGGGCGTCGGCGTAAATGGTAAGAGTTTAGAATTTGTGGTGAAACCTAAACTCTCGAGAAAAGAAAGTGAATCAGGTACTTTTTCCCTAGCTAAAAGTATACATGATTTGACCAATTCTATAATTCAATTTGCAGATACGAACCAACCTGGAACCAGTGGAAATAATAGtaacaatagtaatgacACAGGAGAAGATATTAAttcagaaattttaaacagCCCGACTACGACgagtagtagtagtagtgtGAGTagtaaagaagaaattgaagccGCGCCAGCGGTGAGTACATTGGAAAGTGTGAGAAATCGGATACTCAATGTGGCattatcaaaattgatgattacCTTTGAAGACAtaagtttcaaaattttatttgaaGACGAAGAGATAATAGACATAAAATTAGAAAAAGTATTTTTGAATACAGTGGAAAATAATGTAAGAAGGATTAAAGTTCATAATTTAAGTGTGCATAAGAGGAAGAAAGTTTCAGATGTACCGAGTACGCGCAATATGGCACATTCCCTTTATCATTCACAGGCGGAACCGGCATCTCTTTATATGAGTGCTATGGAAAGCCAAGAAAAGGAGGGCGGCGATACTAGCGATAACAGTGTTGGCTCAGGAAGTTCAGATGAACAATGGGAAAGTGGAAAAGAACTCTTATTTGTCAATTCTATCGATATATCCTTTGAAGGGTTGTCATCGATTGATGATTTGGGTCTTAAGGACTTACTTGTGAATATTGACACTGTGCGCATCTCAGTGGATGATATATTAGATTTAAACGAAAGCGTGTTAGatttagtggtaaaaaCTATTTTCAAGGGGCAATCGGAGAAGACCCCACAACCAAGCACATTATCAGGGTATAGGAGATTTCAAAGGGAGCAGGATATTTTAGAAGgaattgcatttttagcCGTGAAGGCGAATTTAATCAGGATAGATTTTGCTCAAGATTTTAGTCTCTGCTTTAAAACTGTAAATTTAGACAGTTTGGGTAACAAGGAATATGTCATCACTATTGATTCTTTCGAGTTTAAAGGTGGAGGATTAAGCTCTAATCACACTACCGCTCCTATAATCCGTGGTGTAATCAAGCCTAATGAATCACGTTTCTCATTATTGCATGATATCAACGTTTCGTTGACCATTCCAGCTCTGTCTGAGCTTTTTGCATTTTCACAACGCATTTGTGATTTTGTATCACTGttagaaaataaaattgtcAAAAAAGGTTTGGCGAGGCCTAAATCTCCAGCTCAAGAGCAACGTATTTTAACCGGCACTCGATTCATAACTATTGCATTACATATGGATGGTTACGAattacttttgaaaatagaaAATGTGGGTTCGAATACAGCATCAGATGTTTTCAAGACTAATTCTATAAAAATTttaaggaaaaaagaagatcaTTACGATTTGTTGTTAAATCTTCTAGGTGTTTCAATTGCTGTATCCAAATCTCGAATGCaattaaatttttttgatgaaaatttggagGAATCCTTATTAACAAGTAAGACTTTTTGTGGAATTAAAGAGGTCATTGTAGAGGATGAGTTTTCAAGgttgaaagatttgattgaagatttaaaaCAATTGGCTCCTTCTTTTCATATTCAGGATCAAACGAAGAAcaaagaaaggaaaaattcttaTTTGAAAAGGAGCGTTCGGATACTGCATTCTTCTAATATTATTTATAAGAATACAGCTGCTGCATCTTTTGCATTGATCATAGATTCGATAAATTTTAAggtgaagaattttttaaagCCGCACTTTGGTATACTGGATGGAagattttccaatattgCCCTGGCTGCTACAGAGGAAGGAAATCTAGTTGCTTTCTCGAAacaaatttctttggaaaGGCTGTTTGCCAAAGAGTCTCAAGTTATTTTGAAGCCCATAACACAAATGAAAAGCGATAAGCctatattttattttcagCGTAAGAGTAGTGGAAGACTAAGAGTTACTTTGCGCAATGTGGAACTTTATTATTATGCGAAGTGGTTAGATTTTCTCAAAGATCCAAAAGGAGCTGGGAGTGAAGGAATGGGGGATCACAAAGACTCTACTCATTCTTCACATTCTTGGGAACTCAAGTTGGTGGATTCTTCGATTTTTTTAATTCCTTATAGGCTGAGCGCAGCGTTAGTAGTGGTTATTGACCGTTTTACCATGAGCGGGAAGGCACCAGTATTCCAATCCAAGGGTTTGCTAAACAGCGGCACTTTGTTGTTGATCGACGATTTTTCCACTGTTAAGCGGCaagaaaataaagaaaGACCATCTTTAGTCTCCTATTATGCTCACCAGGGGTTCTCGGCGATTGGGAAACTCGAAACAACATCATTAAACGTTCAATTGTACAAAGGTGTCATATCATTGGGAATTAAACTGCATAGTTTAGCGTTATCGCTATGTGCGGATTCTGCACATACCATGGTGCAGCTATGCATTGACTTGAAACTCCCCCTTACTTTTCCAGATGAGAAAAAATACAACTATAATAATGAGGATCTGGTGGatgttttcaaagatgtagatctagaatttttcaattcctctCATATCAAGCACGAAAATGATCATGATGTTGGAGGTAGAGACAATTTGATAGTGATAGAAAATAGCTTTATTGACGGAGAGCATGCGCACGATGTTGAGAATGATGCAGATCCAATTGAATCTATCGATGAAGCGGCAaatgattcttcatcagatttCACCAATCAAACTATTACTTTGCAGGAGGGTTACTTAGACAGCGCCCGAGAAGAGGAGTCACTAGATCTTGAAGATGACAAAAACGAGGCTGACATACAACTTGATTTGGAGGTAGGTAAGATTACATTGAAATTATTTGATGGTTATGATTGGAAATATACCAGAAAGTCCATATCTCTCACGATTGACCAAGTAGATCGTGAGATTAAAGCAGTAGGGAATGGGCATCAGGGAGAAGGTCGTGTAGAATCAGCTGTATTTGATTCCATTTACGTCTCAGCAAATACCGCCGATCATGTCAACTTAAGGAAAAGAGTAAGTGAAGAGGTTCAAGGTGAGCAAAAGGCCTCTGCTTTTTCTAAGAAGGCCAATCTGCATCCTTCACGGTTTTATAAAGCCCTAGtattattggaaaaattaaaattatcCTTTATTGGTTACAGAGTGGATAATCCTTCCAAGGAAGAATCGGACTGGTCGACGGATTTGTTGAACAAATGTGATGTATCAGTCCAGAAATTCGAAGTTGTTGACAATGTACCCACCTCTACATGGAATAAGTTTTTGACATTATCGCGGCATGAGCAGTGGCCTCGTGATAGACCAATCTTCAGTGCGCAACTGTCGACTGTACGtccaattgattttttgatGGCCACAGAATTAATTGTAAATTTGGAGATTGCGCCCCTGAGGTTACATGTGGACCAGGATGCTCTCGACTTCCTGGTTAAATTTGGAGAATTTAAGGATAGAAGGTTTGAATTGATAGATGAGTATCCAGATacaattttctttcaaaaattcaatacCAACTCTGTGAGATTGAAGTTGGATTATAAACCCAAGAAAGTGGATTATGCTGGGTTACGTTCGGGTCATACTAGCGAactaatgaattttttcattttagAAGGTGCCAAATTAACCCTCAAAGGTGTCGTACTTTATGGTGTTAATGGGGGACCCGAATTGATGACAAATCTAAAAGCTGTATGGGCTCCCGATATTGCATCTAAACAACTTCCAGGTGTTTTGGAAGGTTTTGCGCCTGTTAAGTCGATTGCAGCATTAGGATCAGGTGTGAAAGCTCTGGTTACGGTACCACTTTCAGAATACAGGCAAGATCGTAGGTTCGGTAAGAGTCTTAAGAATGGTTGCAACGTCTTTCTGAAGACTACTACGGGAGATTTCGTCAAAATTGGCGTGAAACTAGCGTCTGGTACGCAGACtatattggaaaatacAGAGGAAATATTTGGAGGTTCTGGAGCTGATGGTAGAATTCCCCGTACAGACGATCAAGTGGTAGACATGGAAACTTTATTGCAGGAAGATCAGTTAGTCGGCGGTAGTAACCCCAAGATTAGAGGACAGAATCCCGCTGCATTAGTAATAGACCCATCCAAGAATGATGGTGGACAACCTAAGATCGTCAGTCTTTACGCTGATCAGCCACTAGATCTGCACAAGGGTCTCGAGGAAGCTTACCTTTCTCTAGAGAAGCACATACACCTTGTCTACGACGTTGTTTGGAAGACCAAAGGAGAAATTAAAGACACACAAGCTGGAACAGCAGCCGCTGCGGTCACTGTTGCCAAAGTGGCTCCAGTGGCTATTATACGTCCATTGATAGGTGCTACTGAGGCCGTTGTAAGAACCTTGCAGGGTATTTCGAACCAATTCGACAAGGACCAAATTAACAACCTCAATGACAAGTACAAATCACACAGCTCAGATGAATGA